In a genomic window of Candidatus Methylomirabilis tolerans:
- a CDS encoding DUF2442 domain-containing protein → MYPSVSQVVPNEDFTLVIVFDNGEHGILDMKPYLDCGVFQRIREYEHFKCVRVVFDTIEWDSGVDLDPEFVYGKCTMTTHA, encoded by the coding sequence ATGTACCCGTCTGTGTCACAGGTAGTTCCCAATGAAGACTTTACTCTTGTGATCGTGTTCGATAATGGCGAACACGGCATTCTAGATATGAAACCGTATCTCGATTGTGGGGTATTTCAACGGATACGGGAGTATGAACATTTCAAGTGTGTTCGGGTTGTCTTCGACACAATTGAATGGGACAGCGGAGTCGATCTCGATCCTGAATTCGTGTACGGCAAATGTACGATGACGACCCACGCATAA